In Triticum aestivum cultivar Chinese Spring chromosome 5B, IWGSC CS RefSeq v2.1, whole genome shotgun sequence, the following proteins share a genomic window:
- the LOC123115844 gene encoding glutaredoxin-C15, with product MERVTRLSTEKAVVIFTPSNDCPMSYTVTTLFSGLGVCAAVHELDKDPRGRDMERDLARRLGRTPAVPAVFIGGKLVGSTDRVMSLHLGGKLVPMLKAAGAIWL from the coding sequence ATGGAGAGGGTGACGAGGCTATCGACGGAGAAGGCGGTGGTGATCTTCACGCCGAGCAACGACTGCCCAATGAGCTACACAGTGACGACCCTCTTCTCGGGCCTCGGCGTTTGCGCGGCCGTGCACGAGCTGGACAAGGACCCCCGGGGCCGTGACATGGAGCGCGACCTCGCCCGTCGCCTGGGCCGCACGCCGGCCGTCCCGGCCGTCTTCATCGGCGGCAAGCTCGTCGGTTCCACCGACAGGGTCATGTCGCTCCACCTCGGTGGGAAGCTGGTGCCCATGCTCAAGGCCGCCGGGGCGATCTGGCTCTGA